The proteins below come from a single Scatophagus argus isolate fScaArg1 chromosome 15, fScaArg1.pri, whole genome shotgun sequence genomic window:
- the adgrf3a gene encoding adhesion G-protein coupled receptor F1, whose amino-acid sequence MKIFILLCILGLKISQAKGQDNSTQMYYAKLTIEENAIRNITEILRPFVSNTSLSVDQLEKTTICQGVSDGTQCTCEPHYRWSDKVCKDNQQCCGKNKCTFPKNSSHVCVSDSAVTVTGSIILNGQQYYNCLAEKTSMDYQLCNTKLTEALKMAYSTLRGFDILKIKQYRVGSIIADFEMIIAYSINPQDLINKSELLSKNLSASFILETVGVVHLSMPTNYVCYNTQHILNCTVHEDLNTQPAWQLKGGNQTYDITNGTESGVTVTTLETSVTLKNVSELWAGEYTCLYYQTSKSHQCTVTNKASAVMDVSLLPQIEINMEPSFPRCTKSSDFINIRIQCDIESSSENYNVTWSRKSITAEIRPLASRSSEGSVIYEAVTVVSCDASTVTSQITCAFKNRCKQERTASIDVNIIYGDDQFCEAEGDWEDTKAGFTAVLKCKDAIGQRRRKCQKGTVTATWEAEVSVCVSREVNNVIQKAKVVDIGLGSLDGNAAHVFSLLEVVTNNSDNINTIANLNTSVEVLFTLSQKRNLQQNESTADVFLESSSNMLNQSLEKSWKTYADEGNTSMAERYLISVEQLIQTANIKGKTAKKNLEVAARNCQERSECTNKVFNATIQLDSTDPGNVKTAGFKELEKYLPNDDDEYMPNSIVVSTTREQKRSDSVAVTINFPLLKPRPRNVEMQCVSWDTSANGWSSQGCQWERGGSSDQGKCVCSHLSSFAILMAQRPLNITGLTQITYVGLSVSVLSLVMSLAIELAVWSAVVKTNTLYLRHTAHINISLCLLVADCCLLASLKTDNVSEIWCKALVVLKQFCYLSMFFWMLCLSMTLLHQAVFLFHDVSKKTYLRFSLVLGYVCPLLIVTITILAYKNGAEGFYFSRETCWLVYDGQMKGSIHAFVIPVGIIVLINVFSMVLVTMKLLSHPKSAQSSHNKQKKAAVTAMRTVILLTPVFGVTWIFGFAVMLLDLTDGFLVYAANYIFTLLNAFQGLFILLTTCLGDKLTRDALLSRLKKHTPASFTDSSMKLDSSIKK is encoded by the exons ATGAAGATCTTCATATTGCTTTGTATCCTGGGTCTGAAAATCTCTCAG GCTAAAGGACAAG aCAATTCAACACAAATGTATTACGCCAAACTGACAATAGAGGAAAATGCAATCAGAAACATAACTGAAATACTGAGACCTTTTGTGAGTAACACCAGCCTGAGCGTCGACCAACTTGAAAAGACAACAA tCTGTCAGGGTGTCTCGGATGGCACACAGTGTACCTGCGAGCCACACTACAGGTGGAGCGATAAAGTCTGTAAAGACAACCAGCAATGTTGTGGCAAGAACAAATGCACCTTCCCCAAAAACTCTTCTcacgtgtgtgtttcagacagcGCAG TTACCGTCACAGGATCCATTATTCTGAATGGACAGCAGTACTACAACTGTCTGGCAGAAAAAACCTCCATGGACTATCAGCTGTGCAATACCAAATTAACAGAAGcg TTGAAGATGGCGTACAGCACTTTGAGGGGATTTGACATCTTGAAAATCAAGCAATACAG GGTTGGCAGCATCATTGCAGATTTTGAAATGATCATTGCTTACAGCATCAATCCACAAGATCTGATCAACAAATCAGAACTCCTGAGCAAAAATCTGTCAGCATCGTTTATTTTGGAGACCGTAG GTGTTGTCCATCTGAGCATGCCAACCAACTATGTGTGTTACAACACCCAGCACATCCTCAACTGCACAGTGCACGAGGACCTGAATACCCAGCCGGCGTGGCAGCTGAAGGGAGGAAACCAAACATATGACATAACTAACGGCACAGAGTCGGGGGTGACGGTGACAACACTGGAGACCAGTGTCACGCTTAAAAACGTGTCAGAACTATGGGCAG GAGAGTACACGTGTCTCTACTATCAAACTTCAAAATCTCACCAATGCACCGTAACTAACAAAGCCAGCGCTGTCATGGACGTATCCCTCCTGCCGCAGATTGAGATAAACATGGAGCCAAGTTTTCCACGCTGCACAAAGAGTTCAGATTTCATCAACATAAGAATCCAGTGTGACATtgagagcagcagtgaaaatTATAACGTGACATGGTCAAGGAAAAGCATCACAGCAGAGATAAGACCACTGGCCTCTC GTTCTTCTGAAGGAAGTGTTATTTATGAAGCTGTGACGGTTGTTAGCTGTGACGCGTCCACGGTTACAAGTCAAATAACGTGCGCTTTTAAGAACAGGTGCAAACAAGAGAGAACTGCTTCGATTGACGTCAATATCATATATG GTGACGATCAGTTCTGTGAAGCTgaaggtgactgggaagacacCAAAGCTGGATTCACTGCGGTGTTAAAATGCAAGGACGCAATAGGACAAAGACGAAGGAAATGCCAAAAAGG CACTGTAACGGCGACGTGGGAAGCAgaggtttcagtgtgtgtgagccgGGAAGTGAACAATGTGATACAAAAAGCAAAG GTTGTTGACATTGGACTTGGCTCACTCGATGGAAATGCTGCACATGTATTTTCCCTCCTTGAGGTCGTCACTAACAACTCAGACAACATCAACACTATCGCCAATCTGAATACATCGGTAGAAGTGCTCTTCACTTTGAGCCAGAAACGAAACCTACAGCAAAATGAATCAACAGCGGAT gTCTTCCTGGAGTCATCCAGTAATATGTTGAACCAGTCTCTTGAAAAATCATGGAAAACATATGCTGACGAAGGAAATACTTCAATGGCTGAGAGATATCTGATTTCAGTTGAGCAATTAATTCAGACAGCAAATATAAAAGGcaagacagcaaagaaaaacttaGAGGTGGCAGCACGCAATTGTCAGGAGAGGTCAGAATGTACCAACAAGGTGTTCAACGCCACCATCCAGCTCGATAGCACAGACCCTGGCAATGTAAAAACAGCTGGGTTTAAAGAACTGGAGAAGTATTTGCCCAACGACGACGACGAGTACATGCCTAACAGCATTGTTGTGTCGACAACCAGGGAACAGAAACGTTCAGATTCAGTTGCGGTTACTATTAATTTCCCATTGCTTAAGCCGAGACCTCGTAACGTTGAGATGCAGTGTGTGTCATGGGACACTAGCGCCAACGGTTGGTCATCACAGGGATGCCAATGGGAGCGTGGCGGTTCTTCTGATCAGGGAAAGTGTGTTTGCAGCCATTTGTCCTCATTTGCCATTTTAATGGCACAGCGTCCCTTGAACATCACCGGCCTGACTCAGATAACCTATGTCGGACTGTCCGTATCAGTCCTATCTCTGGTTATGAGCCTTGCAATAGAGCTGGCTGTCTGGAGTGCTGTGGTTAAGACAAATACTTTATATTTACGCCACACTGCCCACataaacatttctttgtgtttgctagTTGCAGACTGCTGTCTTTTGGCATCTTTGAAGACAGACAATGTTTCAGAAATCTGGTGCAAGGCCCTTGTGGTGTTGAAACAGTTCTGTTACCTGTCCATGTTCTTTTGGATGTTGTGTTTGAGCATGACCCTTCTTCATCAAGCAGTTTTCCTGTTCCATGATGTGAGCAAGAAAACCTACCTTAGGTTCTCATTAGTCCTGGGCTATGTGTGTCCTTTGCTTATCGTTACTATTACAATTCTTGCTTATAAAAACGGTGCAGAAGGCTTCTACTTCTCCAGAGAGACCTGTTGGCTGGTTTATGATGGGCAAATGAAAGGGTCTATTCATGCATTTGTCATACCAGTCGGCATAATTGTTCTCATCAATGTGTTCTCCATGGTGCTGGTGACCATGAAGCTTTTAAGTCACCCTAAGAGTGCACAAAGTTctcataacaaacaaaaaaaggctgcCGTGACTGCCATGAGGACGGTCATCCTTCTGACTCCAGTCTTCGGTGTGACTTGGATCTTTGGATTTGCTGTGATGCTTCTTGATCTCACAGATGGATTTTTAGTCTACGCAGCCAATTATATCTTTACCCTGCTGAACGCATTCCAG ggtttgttcattttgttaacCACATGCCTGGGGGACAAACTg
- the slc5a6b gene encoding solute carrier family 5 member 6 has product MDPSEQKHFTVVDYVIFAVLLAASIGIGLYHALAGGRQRTTQEFLMADRSMRCLPVSLSLIASFQSAVAIIGVPAEIYTHGTQYWFIGCAYVLGLLIPAHVFIPVLYRLRLSSAYQYLELRFSKPVRICGTLTFIFQMVIYMGVCVYTPAFALNTVTGFELWGAVLATGLVCTLYTTIGGLKAVIWTDVFQTVVMFAGQLAVIVVGVQQTGGVTEVWRKVWEGNRISALDLNPDPTVRHTFWTLGVGGVFLMLSLYGVNQAQVQRYLSSRTEKEAVRSCYMVFPSLQVALALSCVMGLVMFARYCGEDHSHKLGASSSDAMVIYFVMDMLHGLPGLPGLFLACLFSAALSTISSAFNSLATVTMEDLIKPHFPAMPEARATLLSKALAMSYGLLCLAMAYLTHLMGDSVLQMALKIFGMVGGPILGLFCLGMFFPWANSTGAVAGLGAGLGLAFWLGIGSIVTRSSSPRPLPPNCRAVLLSDNTTSEIQTALVNVTLSRPTGLKRFYSLSYMWYSGFNCFAVILIGLIISFLTGPMKEEDVSPGTVYPLLGKLLCFLPEHLKKKLCCVTPLGQTLSAQQGQPPQHKESNGLAFPSQEETDSFLPEAHTPFVERETTV; this is encoded by the exons ATGGACCCGTCCGAGCAGAAGCACTTCACGGTTGTAGACTATGTGATATTTGCGGTGTTGCTTGCCGCCTCCATAGGCATCGGGCTTTATCATGCTCTTGCAGGTGGGCGTCAGCGGACTACACAAGAGTTCTTGATGGCAGACAGGAGCATGAGatgtcttcctgtttctctgtcgCTCATCGCCTCATTCCAGTCCGCCGTGGCCATCATAGGGGTGCCGGCAGAAATCTACACTCACGGTACTCAGTACTGGTTCATTGGCTGTGCCTACGTTCTGGGCCTGCTCATTCCTGCTCACGTTTTCATTCCGGTGTTGTACAGACTGCGTCTCTCCAGCGCTTACCAG TATCTTGAACTACGCTTCAGCAAGCCAGTGCGCATCTGTGGAACTTTGACCTTCATCTTTCAGATG GTCATCTATATGGGAGTTTGTGTTTATACTCCTGCTTTTGCACTCAATACAG tgactGGATTTGAATTATGGGGAGCCGTGCTGGCCACTGGACTGGTGTGCACATTATACACAACAATA GGTGGTTTGAAGGCTGTCATCTGGACAGACGTCTTTCAGACCGTTGTGATGTTTGCAGGGCAGCTGGCCGTCATCGTGGTGGGGGTGCAGCAGACTGGAGGAGTCACTGAGGTCTGGAGGAAAGTCTGGGAAGGAAACCGCATATCTGCTCTTGA CCTGAACCCGGATCCTACGGTGAGACACACCTTCTGGACTCTGGGGGTTGGCGGGGTCTTCCTCATGCTGTCCCTGTACGGAGTGAACCAGGCCCAGGTCCAAAGATATCTCAGCTCGCGCACAGAGAAAGAGGCTGTTAG GTCCTGTTACATGGTGTTTCCCTCCCTGCAGGTGGCTCTGGCTCTAAGCTGTGTAATGGGACTGGTAATGTTTGCACGTTACTGTGGAGAGGATCACTCCCACAAGCTGGGTGCCTCTTCAAGCGATGCG ATGGTGATATACTTTGTGATGGACATGCTGCATGGTCTGCCTGGACTGCCTGGATTGTTTCTGGCCTGCTTATTCAGTGCAGCTCTCAG CACCATCTCTTCTGCTTTTAACTCGTTGGCCACTGTGACGATGGAAGACCTCATAAAACCACATTTCCCCGCCATGCCAGAGGCCAGAGCTACCCTGCTGTCCAAAGCCTTAG CTATGTCCTACGGGCTGCTGTGCCTGGCCATGGCCTATCTCACCCACCTCATGGGAGATTCAGTTCTTCAG ATGGCTTTGAAAATCTTTGGGATGGTCGGTGGTCCTATTCTGGGTCTGTTTTGTCTTGGGATGTTCTTCCCATGGGCCAACTCCACT GGCGCAGTGGCAGGTTTGGGGGCGGGTTTGGGTCTGGCTTTCTGGCTCGGCATCGGGAGCATCGTCACTCGAAGCTCCAGTCCGAGACCGCTGCCACCCAACTGCAGAGCCGTCCTGCTGTCGGACAATACGACTTCTGAAATCCAGACAGCGCTCGTCAATGTCACACTGAG CCGACCCACTGGACTGAAGAGATTTTATTCCTTGTCCTACATGTGGTACAGTGGCTTCAACTGCTTTGCAGTCATTCTAATAGGCCTGATTATCAGCTTTCTCACAG GGCCTATGAAAGAAGAAGATGTGTCACCGGGCACAGTCTATCCCTTGTTAGGGAAGTTGCTTTGCTTTCTACCCGAACACTTGAAAAAGAAGCTCTGCTGTGTGACTCCTCTGGGACAAAcg CTCTCAGCACAACAAGGGCAGCCTccacaacacaaagaaagcaacGGATTGGCCTTCCCATcacaggaggagacagacagttTCCTTCCTGAGGCGCACACGCCTTTTGTGGAGCGTGAAACAACCGTGTGA